From Pelotomaculum schinkii, the proteins below share one genomic window:
- a CDS encoding MotA/TolQ/ExbB proton channel family protein, with protein sequence MTLDMLTPLRDTMHTISSGLLAPAIVILLLLLAVSVIELGGLLVEVLTERRKMKVNVPEMVEFFQGKDAGAIMRGIESSGLFRRQKAALGELIRHGSLPAASLQALARKLLAAEELHYARITNRTDLVARLGPMLGLMATLIPLGPGMIALGQGDTKTLAESLLTAFDATVIGLAAAGVAYAVSRLRKRWYEGYLSSLEALMESLLEVFARGRRIEEQ encoded by the coding sequence GTGACCCTTGATATGTTGACGCCGCTCAGAGATACGATGCATACTATTTCGTCCGGTTTACTGGCGCCTGCCATTGTCATTCTGCTATTGTTGTTGGCGGTTTCGGTAATAGAGTTGGGCGGCCTGCTGGTGGAGGTCCTCACCGAGCGGCGCAAGATGAAGGTCAATGTGCCGGAGATGGTGGAATTCTTCCAGGGTAAGGATGCCGGGGCGATCATGCGCGGTATTGAGAGCAGCGGCCTGTTCAGGCGACAGAAAGCAGCTCTCGGCGAGCTAATCAGGCACGGCAGTTTACCGGCCGCTTCCTTGCAGGCGCTGGCCCGCAAGCTGCTTGCCGCCGAGGAGCTGCATTATGCCAGGATCACCAACAGAACTGACCTGGTGGCGCGGTTGGGACCCATGTTGGGGTTGATGGCTACTCTGATTCCACTGGGACCCGGTATGATCGCCCTGGGCCAGGGCGACACCAAGACCCTGGCGGAATCACTGCTCACCGCCTTTGACGCGACCGTGATCGGCCTGGCAGCCGCCGGCGTCGCCTATGCCGTCTCCCGGCTGCGGAAAAGATGGTATGAGGGATACTTGAGTTCTCTTGAGGCCTTGATGGAAAGCTTGCTGGAGGTGTTTGCCCGTGGACGGCGGATTGAGGAGCAGTAG
- a CDS encoding molybdopterin-dependent oxidoreductase, whose protein sequence is MLKSGKGIYLYLVLLLIWITLTGCAQQNTPTRNPEYESQNVIVEGDIDQPKEITVGEMRALPQQKLDASLTRTTGLLEEFKATGPEVKDVLEHAGINYQDYKGIGFAGKDDYYCLVTPEIMAERQLILALTIDGQSELPDELRPARLCVQGEFGPYWVKMVDRIILYKEIPEKDINSVWVFKNLAEGIEPYQYEYYGSKDDAIELAQIFSRFDNVNSKAFFTMKSSDGFKKNEAINMVSQRYYIKVTGEGAPMNMAPNIKLGMNVMHIAWFSTNADAAFFPEEIVELTGQQQIEAQKGISLRAILEEVGLTDIDNKQFELVGTDGNSVKVSGQDLNKGILLTQDDGSYPVVWTEGEGLSLIDNLMRIRSV, encoded by the coding sequence TTGCTTAAGAGCGGAAAGGGTATATATCTTTATCTGGTTTTGCTCCTGATATGGATCACCCTGACCGGATGCGCCCAGCAGAACACTCCTACCCGCAATCCGGAATATGAAAGCCAGAATGTTATCGTCGAGGGCGACATAGACCAGCCTAAAGAGATCACTGTAGGAGAAATGCGGGCGCTTCCCCAACAAAAACTTGACGCCAGTCTCACCCGTACCACCGGGCTTCTGGAAGAGTTTAAAGCAACCGGTCCTGAGGTCAAGGATGTGCTGGAACACGCGGGCATCAATTATCAGGATTATAAGGGCATCGGCTTTGCCGGAAAGGATGATTATTATTGTCTGGTAACGCCGGAGATCATGGCTGAACGCCAGCTGATCCTGGCTTTAACCATCGACGGGCAAAGTGAACTGCCGGACGAATTGCGCCCCGCGCGGCTCTGCGTGCAGGGGGAGTTCGGCCCCTACTGGGTGAAGATGGTCGACAGGATTATTTTGTACAAAGAGATTCCGGAGAAAGATATCAATTCCGTTTGGGTTTTTAAAAACCTAGCGGAAGGGATTGAACCTTACCAGTATGAGTATTACGGCAGTAAAGACGACGCCATTGAACTGGCGCAGATCTTTTCCCGCTTTGACAATGTCAACAGCAAGGCCTTCTTTACGATGAAATCATCGGATGGCTTCAAGAAGAATGAAGCCATAAACATGGTCAGCCAGCGCTATTACATCAAAGTTACAGGTGAGGGCGCGCCGATGAACATGGCGCCCAATATTAAGCTGGGTATGAACGTCATGCATATCGCCTGGTTTTCCACCAATGCGGACGCGGCATTTTTCCCTGAGGAAATAGTGGAATTAACCGGGCAACAGCAGATAGAAGCTCAAAAAGGGATTTCTTTACGGGCAATTCTGGAGGAAGTCGGACTGACGGATATTGACAATAAGCAGTTCGAGCTAGTAGGTACAGACGGCAATAGCGTTAAGGTAAGCGGGCAGGACCTTAACAAAGGAATTCTGCTTACCCAAGATGACGGCTCCTATCCGGTAGTCTGGACGGAAGGGGAAGGGCTGAGCCTCATTGATAACTTGATGCGCATCCGTTCTGTTTAA
- a CDS encoding S-layer homology domain-containing protein, protein MKQKKWRYKLLMLVLVLLMLVGTVSLTAPADALAAGSDITISGPGLNGPGPVTITQNQLRGTESVSEGVYLQQQDVIYSTINTWPTKSWYRGQGVKLTDLLDLAGGLKPEATQIRFTSGDKFKVTFTVDELLNAPQYRFPNFMSSGLPGHLPGNPSGKVLVDTIIAHRSFSAQSYDDILDAENFNRSDANLLLYGQRAVTQQTNSRFSKWVVQIEVLTDPVPKWDNPTVTPAPGVVPAGTMVEMHSPFDDEDKVHYTLDGSDPTIDSPMYNWIAKRWWSSRPDDLAEINHKIGPLNRDTTVKAVVIGPGRSDSDIVTFSYQVPDSALLTADVTDNVVGQPVELTFTDDAAWRAAITGVSVDGADLVDGGYTVSAGKITIAATVFTKAKDYTVVVKATGYEDACVTQTIKAGSGGNPDGDVKLTITGDGVAAEKTYTLAQLQAMDQYEQVYSAINTWPSKRWCVGKGVKLRTLLNEAGMKSSASLIKFTASDGVTRTLTVQELLKDRRYYFPGLKDNDENGGQVPGSSAGRQEVEPILALESAEGSVAPGDMNGINALLLMLGQRAVTEQNLQLFLKYVVKIEVSTEAPDKWDEPEAEPDSGEVAPGTLVKLSSEINDDDKIHYTTDGSPPTIDSPMYNWIASRWWSSRESEVDSINHPIEITEDTTIKAVTIGPGKRNSNVVTFTYKVKEDPTESSKISSSQGGAVEFGSGEALIEIPPGALTNSDAEVGIRKVSNPPAVPSGFKLLGSVYEFLVDGEKSYSFAQSVTITLHFDPGALGEGEIPSIYYYDEELEQWVNLGGEVSGNTITIQVDHFTKFAVMVAGEPGVATGLITPGEGGTVSLGSEAAIEIPAGALTGSSAVEVKIEKVAAPPAAPAGFKPAGSAYAFSVDGKSSYSFAKSVTIKLSFDPDTINGGETPAIYCYDEKSEQWVNLGGEVSGNSITVQVDHFTMFAVMVVVQEPALTDIAGHWAFDSINKLLATGSIGGYPDGTFRPDNPISRAEFITVLVKAFGLEHKKGKSFADTAGHWAEEYIATATACGIVNGYDGGNFGPDELITREQMAVMIVKAAKIAPAAENPSFDDSDSISGWAAEAVNTAAGSGIMKGYPDNTIRPQGNATRAEAVTVIIDALNISSSNS, encoded by the coding sequence ATGAAGCAAAAGAAATGGCGCTATAAGCTCTTGATGCTTGTCCTGGTTTTGCTGATGCTTGTTGGTACGGTTAGTCTGACGGCGCCCGCGGACGCCCTGGCCGCCGGGAGCGACATTACAATATCGGGTCCCGGACTGAACGGCCCCGGGCCCGTGACCATTACCCAAAACCAGCTCCGGGGTACGGAGTCAGTATCAGAAGGGGTTTATTTACAACAGCAAGATGTAATCTACAGCACGATTAACACTTGGCCCACCAAGAGCTGGTACAGGGGGCAGGGCGTCAAACTGACCGACCTGCTTGATTTAGCCGGGGGACTCAAACCGGAAGCCACACAGATCAGATTTACTTCCGGAGACAAGTTTAAAGTTACCTTTACGGTGGATGAGTTATTAAACGCCCCCCAGTATCGTTTCCCTAATTTCATGAGCAGCGGCCTTCCCGGCCATCTCCCCGGTAACCCGTCGGGTAAAGTATTGGTAGATACCATCATCGCCCATAGAAGTTTCTCTGCGCAAAGTTATGACGATATCCTGGATGCGGAAAACTTTAACCGTTCGGACGCCAATCTTCTGCTGTACGGGCAGCGGGCGGTAACCCAGCAGACCAATTCCAGGTTTTCCAAATGGGTAGTACAAATTGAGGTACTCACCGATCCCGTGCCCAAATGGGACAATCCCACGGTCACTCCGGCGCCTGGCGTGGTACCCGCGGGGACCATGGTGGAAATGCACAGTCCCTTCGACGACGAAGATAAGGTTCACTACACCCTGGACGGCAGCGACCCGACCATAGACAGCCCCATGTATAACTGGATTGCCAAACGGTGGTGGTCGTCACGACCTGATGATTTGGCCGAAATAAACCACAAAATCGGCCCCCTTAACCGCGACACCACCGTCAAAGCCGTTGTCATCGGTCCCGGCCGGTCGGACAGCGACATCGTCACTTTTTCCTACCAGGTGCCTGACTCTGCGTTGCTGACGGCTGATGTTACAGATAACGTAGTGGGGCAGCCGGTGGAGCTGACCTTTACGGACGATGCGGCCTGGCGGGCGGCGATCACCGGCGTGAGCGTGGACGGCGCAGACCTGGTTGACGGCGGATATACGGTTTCTGCCGGGAAGATTACCATTGCCGCAACTGTATTTACAAAAGCGAAAGATTACACTGTTGTGGTTAAGGCAACCGGGTACGAGGACGCCTGCGTGACGCAGACAATCAAGGCGGGCAGTGGCGGCAATCCTGACGGAGATGTAAAACTGACAATCACCGGGGACGGGGTGGCGGCTGAAAAGACGTATACCCTGGCCCAGCTGCAGGCAATGGACCAATATGAGCAGGTGTACAGCGCAATCAACACCTGGCCCAGTAAGAGATGGTGTGTGGGAAAAGGTGTCAAATTGAGAACCCTGCTCAATGAGGCGGGGATGAAAAGCAGCGCCAGCCTGATTAAATTTACTGCCAGCGATGGCGTTACAAGGACCCTTACGGTACAGGAGTTGCTTAAAGACAGGCGTTATTATTTCCCGGGATTAAAGGATAATGATGAAAACGGCGGGCAGGTACCCGGTTCTTCCGCAGGCAGGCAAGAGGTAGAGCCTATCCTCGCTCTGGAAAGTGCCGAAGGCAGTGTCGCTCCCGGCGATATGAACGGTATCAACGCCTTGCTGCTGATGCTGGGGCAGCGGGCTGTCACCGAACAAAATTTACAATTGTTTCTTAAGTATGTAGTAAAAATTGAGGTTTCGACCGAAGCGCCGGACAAGTGGGATGAGCCGGAGGCGGAGCCGGATAGCGGCGAGGTGGCCCCGGGGACCCTGGTAAAACTGAGCAGTGAGATAAACGATGATGATAAAATCCATTACACCACGGACGGCAGTCCCCCGACCATAGACAGCCCGATGTACAACTGGATTGCCAGCCGGTGGTGGTCGTCAAGAGAGAGTGAAGTGGACAGTATTAATCACCCGATCGAAATTACAGAAGATACGACTATCAAGGCAGTAACGATTGGTCCCGGTAAGAGAAACAGCAATGTCGTCACTTTTACCTACAAGGTGAAGGAAGACCCAACCGAGAGCAGTAAAATTTCATCCAGTCAAGGGGGCGCTGTAGAGTTCGGCAGCGGCGAAGCCCTCATTGAAATACCGCCTGGAGCGCTGACAAACTCTGATGCGGAGGTCGGCATTCGGAAAGTAAGCAACCCGCCTGCCGTACCTTCAGGTTTCAAGCTGCTGGGAAGTGTTTACGAGTTCCTTGTGGACGGCGAGAAAAGCTACAGCTTTGCTCAGAGTGTAACCATCACGCTTCACTTCGATCCCGGCGCTCTAGGCGAGGGTGAGATTCCGTCCATCTACTACTACGACGAGGAATTGGAGCAGTGGGTGAACCTCGGAGGTGAAGTATCCGGCAATACCATAACAATCCAGGTGGACCATTTCACCAAGTTTGCCGTAATGGTGGCCGGTGAGCCCGGGGTCGCGACCGGGCTAATCACGCCCGGTGAAGGCGGTACCGTAAGTCTTGGCAGCGAAGCCGCCATAGAAATACCGGCCGGCGCGCTGACCGGATCCAGTGCGGTAGAGGTAAAAATTGAGAAAGTTGCCGCCCCGCCCGCCGCGCCCGCAGGGTTCAAGCCGGCGGGCAGTGCGTATGCGTTCAGTGTGGACGGCAAGAGCAGCTACAGCTTTGCCAAGAGCGTAACCATCAAGCTCAGCTTCGATCCCGATACTATCAACGGGGGCGAGACTCCGGCCATCTACTGCTACGACGAAAAGTCGGAGCAGTGGGTAAACCTCGGTGGTGAAGTATCCGGCAATAGCATAACAGTCCAGGTGGACCACTTCACCATGTTTGCCGTAATGGTCGTCGTGCAGGAACCGGCTCTGACAGATATTGCCGGCCACTGGGCTTTTGACAGCATCAACAAGCTGCTGGCCACGGGATCCATCGGAGGGTATCCTGACGGAACTTTCAGGCCTGATAACCCCATATCCAGGGCTGAATTTATCACTGTGCTGGTGAAGGCGTTCGGGTTGGAGCATAAGAAAGGCAAAAGCTTTGCCGACACGGCCGGGCACTGGGCCGAAGAATATATCGCTACGGCCACAGCCTGCGGGATAGTAAACGGTTATGACGGCGGTAATTTTGGTCCGGACGAGCTGATTACCCGCGAGCAGATGGCCGTGATGATCGTCAAAGCAGCCAAAATCGCTCCGGCAGCAGAAAATCCTTCGTTTGACGACAGCGACAGCATTTCCGGGTGGGCCGCAGAAGCTGTTAACACCGCGGCCGGGAGCGGAATTATGAAGGGGTATCCCGATAACACCATCCGGCCTCAGGGCAACGCAACCAGGGCTGAGGCTGTGACGGTTATTATAGATGCGTTGAATATAAGCTCGTCAAATAGTTGA
- a CDS encoding FN3 associated domain-containing protein — translation MKVKSFLSKKIYLPVGLLLMLCILLTAACNNGGAQQDKVSSNESDKAVVVTGNGVTKEPRLTLEEMLKLPGARFDHVYSTINNWPAAKKYAVRGVKLAAVLQAAGIKDEAKCITVKGKDDFEWSFTREQLLDTPRYYFPEVMAGDPAGAQPVEPVIAYEYVENSDNLSEARADDLCLIMPQACVNEQANHTFVKGVREILVTVEDPGKWEKATVFPQTEYVAAGDTVKLQHKETGKVKMYYTLDGSTPTEQSTLYNPSTYQPELNKPIKIERDTTIKVLVKGFGKYDSDIAEFRYRIQ, via the coding sequence ATGAAAGTGAAAAGTTTTCTCTCTAAAAAAATTTACCTTCCGGTTGGCCTTCTTCTCATGCTGTGCATTCTCCTGACTGCCGCCTGCAATAATGGGGGTGCGCAGCAGGATAAGGTCAGCAGCAATGAGAGCGACAAGGCGGTTGTGGTTACCGGCAACGGTGTGACGAAAGAACCCCGGCTGACTCTGGAAGAGATGCTGAAGTTGCCGGGCGCCCGCTTTGATCACGTCTATTCCACCATCAACAACTGGCCGGCAGCAAAGAAGTATGCGGTCAGGGGAGTCAAATTAGCGGCAGTACTGCAAGCCGCCGGCATTAAAGATGAGGCAAAATGCATTACGGTTAAGGGCAAAGACGATTTCGAGTGGTCCTTTACACGGGAGCAGTTGTTGGATACCCCGCGGTATTATTTTCCGGAAGTAATGGCGGGAGATCCGGCCGGCGCCCAGCCGGTTGAGCCGGTTATCGCTTATGAGTACGTGGAAAACAGCGATAATCTAAGCGAGGCCAGGGCGGACGATTTATGCCTGATCATGCCGCAGGCATGTGTTAACGAGCAGGCCAATCACACTTTTGTCAAAGGCGTCAGGGAGATCCTGGTGACTGTGGAAGACCCCGGAAAATGGGAGAAAGCTACCGTCTTTCCCCAGACGGAATATGTTGCCGCCGGGGATACGGTAAAACTGCAGCATAAGGAAACCGGCAAGGTGAAGATGTATTATACGCTGGACGGCTCCACGCCGACCGAACAAAGCACGCTCTATAATCCCAGCACATACCAGCCTGAATTGAACAAGCCCATCAAAATCGAGCGGGACACGACCATCAAGGTTTTAGTTAAGGGTTTCGGCAAATATGACAGTGATATAGCTGAGTTTCGATACAGAATTCAATAG
- a CDS encoding S-layer homology domain-containing protein, whose protein sequence is MQAISLQRKNWFYGCLIIILGLLLFCMANMMTPATALAAGTDTLEITGDGVTTPLTLTREQLESMKQYQHVYSAINTWPTKKWYVGKGVKLRDLFKQAGMTEEARLIRFTSSDGYVVNLTVKELLEDKRYYFPGLKGNTAKDGDGHIPGSAANPKEVEPILALESVEGSDNPDYMNDLNALLLMLGQRAVTEQNGNLFSKYVNKIEVLTAEPEKWDAPQANPVSGEAPAGSMIALSNAHMDDDKVYYTTDGSTPTLNSPMYNWIARRWWSARADDLGKVNCPVGPINEDTVIKAITIGPGKYDSDVVTFTYQVAGAESEPGTEGPAPGTGEQNKEEEPQQTVNLNDVAGHWALDNIHKLVAQGCISGYPDGSFKPDSTITRAEFAAVLVKAFKLEDNDGKTFTDTAAHWAKDYIASAAANSLVNGYANGAFGPDDLITREQMAVMIVKAAKLAPAAEAPRFADSGSISAWAGEAIAAATENGIMKGYSDNTIRPGGSATRAEAVTVIINALNK, encoded by the coding sequence GTGCAAGCTATAAGTCTGCAGCGGAAGAATTGGTTTTATGGTTGTTTAATAATCATACTGGGTCTTTTACTTTTCTGTATGGCTAACATGATGACGCCCGCAACGGCCCTGGCCGCCGGTACGGATACCCTCGAAATCACGGGCGATGGTGTAACCACGCCTTTGACCTTAACCAGGGAACAGCTTGAGTCAATGAAACAATACCAGCATGTGTACAGCGCCATCAACACCTGGCCTACCAAGAAATGGTATGTCGGGAAGGGAGTCAAGTTGAGAGACCTGTTTAAGCAGGCGGGTATGACCGAGGAGGCCAGGCTGATTAGATTTACTTCGAGCGACGGTTACGTAGTAAACCTGACCGTAAAAGAATTACTGGAGGATAAAAGGTACTATTTCCCTGGCCTTAAGGGTAATACCGCAAAAGATGGCGACGGGCATATTCCCGGCTCTGCAGCGAACCCAAAAGAGGTGGAGCCTATACTCGCTCTGGAAAGTGTTGAAGGCAGTGATAACCCGGACTATATGAACGACTTGAATGCACTGCTGCTGATGCTGGGGCAGCGGGCAGTTACCGAGCAGAATGGTAATTTGTTCAGCAAATATGTCAATAAGATCGAGGTGCTCACAGCAGAACCGGAAAAATGGGACGCTCCGCAGGCGAATCCGGTTAGTGGAGAGGCGCCCGCAGGTTCTATGATAGCGCTGAGCAACGCCCACATGGATGACGATAAGGTTTATTACACCACGGACGGCAGCACCCCGACCTTGAACAGCCCGATGTATAACTGGATTGCCAGACGGTGGTGGTCGGCGCGGGCGGATGATTTGGGCAAAGTGAATTGCCCGGTAGGACCTATTAATGAAGATACAGTCATCAAGGCAATAACGATTGGTCCCGGTAAGTACGACAGCGATGTCGTCACCTTCACCTATCAGGTCGCAGGGGCTGAGTCTGAACCCGGAACAGAAGGACCCGCACCCGGTACAGGAGAGCAAAATAAAGAAGAAGAGCCGCAGCAGACAGTAAACTTAAATGACGTCGCAGGCCACTGGGCCCTGGACAACATTCATAAGCTGGTGGCGCAGGGCTGCATCAGCGGCTATCCCGACGGCAGTTTCAAGCCCGACAGCACCATTACCAGGGCCGAGTTCGCCGCCGTGCTGGTGAAGGCGTTCAAGCTCGAGGATAATGACGGCAAGACTTTTACTGATACAGCGGCGCACTGGGCCAAGGACTACATTGCCTCGGCAGCGGCAAACAGTCTTGTCAATGGTTATGCCAATGGTGCTTTTGGTCCGGACGACCTGATTACCCGCGAACAGATGGCCGTGATGATCGTGAAGGCCGCCAAATTGGCGCCGGCCGCGGAAGCGCCCCGGTTTGCCGACAGCGGCAGTATTTCCGCATGGGCCGGGGAGGCCATTGCCGCCGCTACTGAAAACGGGATTATGAAGGGTTACTCGGATAACACCATCCGGCCCGGAGGCAGTGCGACGAGAGCCGAGGCTGTGACGGTAATTATAAATGCGTTGAATAAATAG
- a CDS encoding DUF2149 domain-containing protein, whose product MDGGLRSSRRRVPEDVSPLEGAINIVDAMLVFACGLMLSLVIHWNVDLSRVGERINLNRGQEVTGTPEIRDDLIETQGEGKLYEKMGTVYKDPATGQLFMLTGE is encoded by the coding sequence GTGGACGGCGGATTGAGGAGCAGTAGACGCAGAGTACCTGAAGATGTCAGTCCCCTCGAGGGCGCCATCAATATTGTAGATGCCATGCTGGTTTTTGCCTGCGGTCTGATGCTTTCTCTGGTCATACACTGGAACGTAGACCTGAGCCGGGTAGGGGAGCGCATCAACCTTAATCGCGGTCAGGAGGTGACCGGGACACCGGAGATCAGGGACGATTTGATCGAAACGCAAGGGGAGGGCAAACTTTACGAAAAGATGGGCACGGTTTACAAGGATCCCGCTACGGGGCAGCTGTTTATGCTGACCGGTGAATAA
- a CDS encoding FN3 associated domain-containing protein: MQADKRKGDKPVAERRHTVSPRLIKRYCQLLLTFLGSLLLAALLHIAAPGVALAEPSKSVEITGEGVTNPVTLTLEQLQAMEQYQHVYSVINTWPTKKWYVAEGVKLRTLFDLAGLKEDAALVNFLSNDGFEVALTVQELLSDKRYYFPYLMDHHPTDGSIPGSPADAEEVEPILALVSAEDNNDPAAMNDRDSLLLVLGQRVVTEQTNPLFLKYVNRIEVLTAPPPKWENPKADTDEGEVPAGALIRLSTKRNDMDKIYYTTDGSTPTLNSPVFNASASRWWPLRDDLDRVNKPIEINEDTIIKAITIGPGKLNSDVVTFTYKADFTGRAAERAKLPGGPPTGVTLDQNAVNLKIGSTYELSATVGPSNAVDKSVLWSSSDTSVATVDNTGLVTVVGPGTAVITVKTVVGGLTASCVVNGPNQEQAGNGQIVALEEEPEAQEEQAGPVEQAPAETDMAAAEPKSADEIQEEPVEPKEPDEPEKPVENGQYLAEKEALAAASTTPEVSAAPPDSQPVQVYEMSVDAGPAQLQLEHNDMDIYTAGVFAFLFLFGASRRYLEYAREVEM; this comes from the coding sequence ATGCAGGCTGATAAAAGGAAAGGAGATAAACCGGTGGCGGAAAGAAGACACACCGTATCTCCCCGCTTAATAAAGAGATATTGCCAACTTTTGCTGACTTTCCTGGGTTCACTGCTGCTTGCCGCTTTGCTTCACATAGCTGCGCCCGGTGTTGCCCTTGCTGAACCGTCGAAATCGGTTGAAATTACCGGCGAAGGGGTAACGAATCCCGTAACGTTAACCCTTGAACAACTTCAGGCAATGGAACAATACCAGCATGTATATAGTGTGATAAATACCTGGCCCACCAAGAAATGGTATGTTGCGGAAGGGGTCAAATTGCGGACTCTGTTTGATTTAGCGGGACTCAAAGAAGATGCCGCGCTGGTCAACTTTCTATCGAACGACGGTTTCGAAGTGGCGCTTACGGTACAGGAGCTGTTAAGCGATAAGCGATATTATTTTCCATACTTAATGGATCATCACCCCACTGACGGGAGTATTCCCGGTTCTCCGGCGGATGCGGAAGAGGTGGAGCCGATCCTCGCCCTGGTCAGCGCCGAGGATAATAACGATCCGGCCGCTATGAACGACAGGGACTCATTGCTTCTGGTGCTCGGTCAGAGGGTAGTAACCGAGCAGACGAATCCTTTATTTTTAAAATATGTCAATAGAATCGAAGTACTCACCGCTCCTCCCCCAAAATGGGAGAATCCAAAGGCGGATACAGACGAAGGGGAAGTGCCCGCAGGCGCCTTGATCAGACTGAGCACCAAGCGTAATGACATGGATAAGATTTATTACACCACGGACGGCAGCACCCCGACCTTGAACAGTCCCGTGTTTAACGCGAGCGCCAGCCGGTGGTGGCCGCTGCGGGATGATTTGGACCGCGTCAACAAACCGATAGAAATTAACGAGGACACAATTATCAAGGCCATAACCATTGGGCCCGGCAAGCTGAACAGCGACGTCGTCACCTTCACCTACAAAGCTGATTTCACGGGCCGGGCCGCCGAGCGGGCTAAGCTGCCCGGCGGACCGCCCACCGGGGTGACCCTGGATCAGAACGCAGTCAACCTCAAAATCGGCAGCACCTACGAGCTGTCGGCGACCGTAGGCCCCAGCAATGCCGTCGACAAGAGCGTGCTCTGGAGTTCCAGCGACACCAGTGTGGCCACGGTGGATAACACCGGCCTGGTGACGGTTGTCGGGCCGGGCACGGCCGTCATCACCGTAAAGACGGTAGTTGGGGGCTTGACGGCCAGCTGCGTTGTGAATGGGCCAAACCAGGAGCAGGCTGGTAATGGGCAGATTGTTGCGCTTGAGGAAGAGCCTGAAGCGCAGGAGGAACAGGCCGGGCCGGTTGAGCAAGCTCCGGCGGAAACGGATATGGCCGCAGCTGAGCCAAAAAGCGCCGACGAAATCCAGGAGGAGCCTGTTGAACCGAAAGAGCCTGACGAGCCGGAGAAGCCGGTCGAAAACGGGCAGTATCTGGCGGAGAAGGAGGCTTTAGCCGCCGCTTCAACAACTCCGGAGGTCTCTGCGGCGCCGCCGGACAGCCAGCCTGTTCAGGTGTACGAGATGTCGGTCGATGCCGGACCCGCGCAGCTGCAGTTGGAGCATAATGACATGGACATTTATACAGCAGGGGTGTTTGCTTTCCTGTTTCTTTTCGGAGCAAGCAGAAGGTACCTGGAATACGCGAGGGAGGTTGAAATGTGA
- a CDS encoding energy-coupling factor transporter transmembrane component T family protein, with amino-acid sequence MTGLDPRTKIVIIICLSTLAVFLNEPRPLLLLFVFTLVVLLLMRINFFRMVMRFKKLLPLLLLMLIIQSVFTAGGEVMLSFQGVNILTTNGIHSSLSILFRLLTFFSSAMIILTSNSKDYVLALVQLKIPYEIAFMVLVALRFLPVFIEEIKDTLVAMQLRGVDLQRIPWRHKIKFYTHLFAPLLSSVMLKAYQLAITMEARAFRVYRRRTYLRLLQYRVADYVVMGFFVIATIAVLAQDFLY; translated from the coding sequence ATGACCGGCCTTGACCCCAGGACCAAAATAGTGATTATTATTTGTCTTTCAACGCTGGCTGTTTTTCTTAATGAACCCCGGCCGTTGCTTTTATTGTTCGTTTTTACGCTGGTCGTTTTATTACTGATGCGTATCAATTTTTTCCGTATGGTTATGCGGTTTAAAAAATTGCTGCCTTTGCTCCTATTGATGCTGATAATTCAAAGCGTTTTTACAGCAGGCGGTGAAGTGATGCTTTCTTTTCAGGGCGTTAATATCCTTACGACCAACGGTATTCATTCCTCTCTTTCTATTTTATTCAGGCTGCTTACTTTTTTCAGTTCGGCCATGATCATCCTGACCAGCAACTCCAAAGACTATGTCCTTGCCCTGGTGCAGTTAAAAATCCCTTACGAAATAGCTTTTATGGTCCTGGTGGCGCTTCGCTTCCTGCCTGTTTTTATAGAAGAAATCAAAGACACTCTCGTGGCGATGCAGCTCCGGGGGGTTGACCTGCAAAGAATACCATGGAGGCACAAGATAAAATTTTACACGCATCTCTTTGCTCCCCTGCTCTCCAGCGTGATGCTCAAGGCCTACCAGCTGGCTATCACTATGGAAGCGAGGGCGTTTAGAGTATACCGGCGGCGGACTTACCTGCGCCTTTTACAGTACAGAGTCGCAGACTATGTGGTAATGGGTTTCTTTGTTATAGCAACGATCGCGGTGCTGGCGCAGGATTTCCTTTATTAA